The Phaeacidiphilus oryzae TH49 region AGCACGCGATCGACGACGCCAAGGGCGACCCCGCCCTCTCCAAGCTGGTCTCCCCGCTCAGCGGCGGGGTGGACTCGCTGAAGTCGCTCGGCAGCAAGGCCGCCCACGGCCAGGCCAGCGAGCAGGACCTCGGCCAGTTCAGCAGCGTCGTCGACAAGGTGAAGGGCGCCGCGAGCAAGGACGGGCTGAACGTGACCAACCAGATCCCCTCGGCCTCGCAACTGGTGAAGGGCTGACCTCCGCCGGCGGCACGCGGCGGGGCGGACCCCCGCTACCGCCGCGTGCTGCCGTGCGCCCCCCTCTGCCCCCAGCGCACACCACCGGCGTAAGGCCCCGGCGCACACCACCGCACGGACACCCGTATCCTGCTCAGTACGCTCCCGGGAACCCGACTCGCCGTACCCCCCCGTACCGGCGTCGTCTCGCGGTCCCTCGTGGTCGCCCGCCGAATCCGCGGGTCCCGAGGAGCAGGGCACGAGGCTGAGAGGGGCTCGATGGATGCAACGGGCAAAACCGGCGACGCGGGCGTGAGCCGGTTCGGTTCCTGGTGGCGACGGGCCCTCCCCGGCGGGGAGGAGACCCAGGGCGGGGTCCGCGCGCGCTCCCTCACCCGCTCCCGCTCCCGCGGAACCCGGGCGGCCACCCCCGACGAGCGGCGCGACCTGCTGCTCGCCGCGGTACGCGCCGGCTTCCCGGTGGCCCCGGCCGCCCACTCGGCCGGCTACCGCTGCTCCTGCGACCGGGTCGGCTGCCCGAGCCCCGCCCAGCATCCGATCTCCTTCGCCTGGCAGACGCAGGCCAGCACGGACCCCGAGCAGATCGACCACTGGCTCGCCAGGTATCCGGAGGCCAACTTCGTCACCGCGACCGGCCGCGCCCACGACGTCCTCGACGTCCCGGCGTCGGCCGGTCGCCTCGCTCTGGAGCGGATCGAGGCGAGCGGCGGGCCCGGCGGCCCGGTCGCCGCGATCGGCGAGGACCGGTACCTCTTCTTCACCGCCACCCGCGGCACCCCGGACGACGAGGACGAGTGGTGGCCGTGCGAGCTCGACTGCCACCCGGAGACCCTCACCGACCATCCGGGGCTGCGCTGGCACTGCCGCGGCAGCTACGTCCTCCTCCCGCCGTCCTCCCTTGCCGGAGGCATCGAGGTGGGCTGGGTGCGCGGCCCCGAGCAGCCGCTGCCCGATCCGCTGCGGCTGCTGGACGCGCTCACCGACGCCTGCGCCGAGGTCGGCGCCTCGGCCGAGGAGCACTGGCTGATCGGCTGACCGGCCGGGCGGCCTGGCGGCCTGGCGGTTTGGTGCTACGGAAGGGTGAGGATCTCCGCGCCGTCCTCGGTGACCACCAGGGTGTGCTCGAACTGGGCGGTGCGCCGGCGGTCCTTGGTGACCACCGTCCACTGGTCGTCCCAGACCTCGTACTCGTGGGTGCCCAGGGTCAGCATCGGCTCGATGGTGAAGGTCATCCCCGGCTGCATCACGGTGTCCGCGTGCGGGTTGTCGTAGTGCGGGACGATCAGCCCGGAGTGGAACGAGGTGTTGATCCCGTGCCCGGTGAAGTCCCGCACCACGCCGTACCCGAAGCGCTTGGCGTAGGACTCGATGACCCGGCCGATCACGTTGATCCGGCGGCCCGGGCGGACCGCCCTGATGCCGCGGTGGGTCGCCTCCAGGGTGCGCTCGATCAGCAGCTTGGACTCCTCGTCGACCTCGCCGACCGGGTAGGTGGCGTTGAGGTCGCCGTGGACCCCGCCGATGTACGCGGTGACGTCCAGGTTGACGATGTCGCCGTCCTCCAGGACGGTCGAGTCCGGGATGCCGTGGCAGATCACCTCGTTGACGGAGGTGCAGATCGACTTGGGGAAGCCGCGGTAGCCGAGGTCCGAGGGGTAGGCGCCGTGGTCGCACATGTACTCGTGGGCGACCCGGTCCAGCTCGTCGGTGGTCACCCCCGGGGCGATCAGCCGGGCCGCGGCGTCCATCGCCCGGGCGGCGATCCGGCCGGCCGTCCGCATCGCCTCGATCGTCCCGGGCGTCTGCACGTCCGGGCCGGTGTACGGGGTGGGGGCCGGCTTGCCGACGTACTCCGGCCGCCTGATGCTGGCGGGGACGGAGCGGGTAGGGGACAGACGGCCGGGGGCCAGGGGAGTGCTTCGAGCCATGCGGCGGATTCTATTGCGATCGGAGTGGAACGGATGAGCGGTGAAGGTGACAGCGGCGACTGGTACTACTGCCTGAAGCATCAGCGGGTCGAGCAGGGGATGCAGTGCCCGGCGAAGAACCGGCTCGGGCCGTACGCGTCCCGCGGGGAGGCGGAGCAGGCGCTCGACCGTGTCGCCGAGCGCAACAAGGACTGGGACGAGGACCCGCGCTGGTCGTAGTTCTTTCTGTGCTCGCCCCGGGCCCCGGACCGAGCCCGCAGGGCTCATAGGGGGCGCGGGGAACTGCGCGGCCGGCGCCGCAGTCCGCCGCACCCGGCAACCGCACCCGGGTTGCAACCCGAACTCCGTTGCCGGGTGCGGCAGACTGCGGCGCTGCGTTCGGGCGCGTCGCCCTCACAGGGTGAAGTGCGCGGCGATCGGGAGATGGTCGCTGGCCGTGGCGGGGAGGGTCCACGCGCCGACGGGGCTGACGCCCCGGGACATGATCTGGTCGATGCGGGCCATCGGGAACCTCGCCGGCCAGGAGAAGCCGAAACCGTCCCCCGCCGCCCCCTGCGCGGAGCGCAGCTGCGAGGTGATCGGCGCCAGCGCCCGGTCGTTCATGGTGCCGTTGAGGTCGCCCAGCAGCACCAGCCGCTTGTCGGAGTCGGAGGAGATCGCCGACCCCAGCGCCGCCGCGCTGTCGTCCCGCTCGTTCGCGGTGAACCCGCCGTCGAACTTCAGCCGCACCGAGGGCATGTGCGCCACGAAGACCGCCACGTCCCCCTTCGGGTCGTGGACCACCGTCCGCAGCGCCCGGGTCCAGCCGATCCTGATGTCCACCGGCCGGGTCCCGGACAGCGGGTACCTGGACCACAGTCCGACCGTCCCCTCCACCGCGTGGTACGGGTACCTGGCCCTGAGGGCGCTCTCGAAGGACGGCAGCGAGCGCGCGGTCAGCTCCTCCATGGAGATCACGTCCGGGTCGGCCGCCTCCAGGGCGGCCGCCGTCCCCGCCGGGTCCGGGTTGTTCGCGTTGACGTTGTGCTGGACGACCGTGAAGTCGTAGCCGGTGTGCCTGGCCTTGCTGGTGACCTGGTCGCCGAAGAGCATCCCCCAGACCACCACCGGCGCGATCAGCGCGACCAGCGCCGTCGCCGAGCGCCGCACCAGGCCGAGGACCAGCAGCACCGGCACCCCGAGGCCGAACCACGGCAGGAAGGTCTCGGTGAGGCTGCCCAGGTTCCCGAAGCCGTCCGGGATCTGCCGGTGGAAGGCCAGCACCGCCGCCAGCAGCAGGGCCAGCAGGGCCAGGATCCAGCCCCTCCGCCAGGCGCCCCGGTGCGGCCGGAACCGGCCCGCCCCCTGCGGCTCGTATCCGCCTCCGTACCCGCTCGCGTTCCCGTTCCCGTCGTCCCAGCCGTACCCGTCGGCTCCGTCTCGCTCAGCCACTCCGTACCTCACGTACCGCACGTACCGGTTTGCTTCCCTTCACCCCGAAGTTCGGATCAGCGTATGACCGTAGGGACGACTCCCCGGGCACGGAGGGTTCCGAGTTCGGTAAGTGTCACGGAAGGGATGGCGAAACCCCCGTCGACGCCGCCACCCCGTGCAGCGCCGAGTCGACGATCTGCTCGGAGAGCCGCGGGTCGTCCAGCGGCGCACTGTCGTCCAGCAGGGCCCGGATCAGGATCGGGCCCATCACCAGCTCGCAGAGCAGCCGTACGTCGACGTCCGCGCGGATCAGCCCCTCGGCCACCCCGCGCGAGACCACCCGCTGCACCGCCAGCTTCCGCGGCGCCACCACCCGCTCGTGGTAGAGCCGGTAGAGCTCGGGCGCGGCCGCCATCTCACCCAGGACGAGGGAGAGGAGGCCGCGGGAGCGCTTCACCAGGCCGCGCCGGCGCATGAAGTCGACCAGCTGCACCAGGTCCTCGCGGATGTCCCGGCCGGCCGGTTCCGGCGGCTGCTCGTCCAGCCGGACCACCAGGTCGAGGAGGAGGGCGTCGCGGTTCGGCCAGCGCCGGTAGAGGGTGGCCTTCCCCACACCGGCCTCGTGGGCGATCCGGTCGGTGGTGAGGTCGCCCAGGCGGGTGCCGCGCTCCAGCATCCGGTGGACGGCGTCGAAGATGGCCTGCTCGACGGCGGCGCTGCGGGGCCGGCCGCGCCGTGGCTCCGCCCGGTCGTCCCCGGCCGGCCCGCCGTCCGCCTCACCGCGGGACCTCGGCCCGCGCCTGATCGCGCATCTCTTCCGCTCGCTTCGTTCGCCGTCAGCTGAGTGCACCGGCGGCTCCTCTCCCTGCTCGCCCCCCGGCGTCCCGTCCGGACCATCCTCCCGCACCCATCCGCGCAGGTCACGGGGTGGGGTACAGAGAATTCGCAGAACATGCCAGCATGGGGGGCGATCCGGGGACGTTCGCGAGAACGCCACGAGACGACAATTCCAGGAGGAGTGCTCAATGACCGAGCACAGCAACAGCTCCCTGTACGGCGGCGTGACCGGCCGCCGGGTGACCGTGCGGGACCTCGCCAAGGCCAAGCAGAACGGTGAGCGGTGGGCCATGCTCACCGCCTACGACGCCCCCACCGCCGCGGTGTTCGACGAGGCGGGGATCCCCGTTCTGCTGGTCGGCGACTCGGCCGGCAACTGCCACCTCGGCTACGAGACCACCGTGCCGGTGACCATGGACCAGATGGTGATGATGGCGGGCTCGGTGGTGCGCGGCACCGAGCGCGCGCTGATCGTCGCCGACCTGCCGTTCGGCGCGTACCAGGAGTCCGCGCAGCAGGCCCTCCACAACTCGGTGCGGCTGCTGAAGGAGGCCGGCGTCCAGGCGGTGAAGCTGGAGGGCGGCGAGCGGTCGGCGGCCGCCATCCAGCTGCTGGTCGAGGCCGGGATCCCGGTGATGGCGCACATCGGCCTCACCCCGCAGTCGGTGAACGCCTTCGGCGGCTACCCCGTGCAGGGGCGCGGCGACGAGGGCGCCCAGCGGCTGCTGAACGACGCCAAGGCGGTGCAGGACGCCGGGGCCTTCTCGGTGGTGCTGGAGGCGGTGCCGGCGAAGCTGGCCGGCGAGGTGACCAGCGCGCTGCACATCCCGACGGTCGGCATCGGGGCCGGGCCGGACTGCGACGCCCAGGTGCTGGTGTGGACCGACATGGCGGGGATGACCGCCGGCCGGGTCCCGAAGTTCGTCAAGCGGTACGCGGACCTCCGCGGGGTGCTCGGCGCGGCGGCCACGGCCTTCGCGGACGAGGTCCGCGGCGGGGCGTTCCCGGGCGAGGAGCAGTCCTTCAGGTAGCGGCGGCGGCCGGCCCCGGCCCCGAGGGGGGTTCTCACAGAACCACCCTCGGGGCCCGGGTCCGGCCTCCGGGACCGTGATACTGGAGTCCATGGGTCTGGATCACACCGTCGAGCTCAGCGAGTTCCTCCGCTCTCGCCGGGCGCGCCTCACCCCGGAGTCCGTCGGCCTGCCGCCGGCCGTCACCGGCTCGGCGCGCCGGGTGCCCGGCCTGCGCCGGGAGGAGCTGGCCCAGCTGGCCGGGGTCAGCACGGACTACTACACCCGCCTGGAACAGGGCCGGCACCGGAACGTCTCGGCGAGCGTCCTGGAGGCCATCGCCCGCGCCCTCCAGCTGGACGAGACCGAGCAGGCCTACCTGGTCGCGCTCGCCCAGCACCACCGGCACGGCGGCGGCCGGCGGCACTCCCGCTCGGCCCGGCCGAGGCGGGTGCGCCCGAGCCTCCACCAGATGCTCGGCGCCCTGGACGCGGCCACCCCGGCGCTGATCACCGACAGCTCGACCCAGGTGCTGGCCGCCAACCGGCTGGCCCGCTCGCTCTACCCGGACTTCGAGGCGATGCCCTACCGGGAGCGGAACCTGGCCCGGCTGGTCTTCCTCGACGAGTCCGCCCGGGACCTCTTCCCGGACTGGGCCGAGGTCGCCGAGGACACCGCGGCCAACCTCCGGCTGGCCGCCAGCCGGGACTGCGAGGACTCCGGCTTCTGCGAGCTGATCGGCGAACTCGCCGTCAAGTCGCCGGAGTTCCGGACCACCTGGGCCAAGCACACGGTGCGCAGGCGCAGCCACGGGCACAAGCGCTTCCGGCATCCGCAGGTCGGCGAGCTCGCCCTGGAGTACGAGGTGTTCGCCCCGGCCGACGAGCCGGACCAGACCCTGTTCATCTACACCGCGGAGCCCGGCTCCCCCTCGGAGACCGCGCTCCAGCTCCTGGCCAACCTGAGCCTGGGCGACGCCGACAAGAACGCCGGCCGACCGACACAGCACGACACCGACAGCGTGGAGTCACACCGCATATGAGCACCACCAGCGTTCCCGCATACGCCGCTCCTGCCCCCAGTGCCCCGCTGGAGCGCACCATCATCCCGCGGCGCGAGCTGCGCGAGGGCGACATCCTGATCGACATCAAGTACGCCGGCATCTGCCACTCGGACATCCACCAGGTCCGCAACGAGTGGGGCGAGGGCATCTTCCCGATGGTGCCCGGCCACGAGATCGCCGGCGTGGTGGCCGAGGTCGGCCCCGGCGTCACCGACTTCTCGGTGGGCGACCGGGTCGGCGTCGGCTGCATGGTCGACTCCTGCGGCGAGTGCGTCAACTGCCGCAAGGGCGAGGAGCAGTACTGCACCGCCGGCAACATCCCCACCTACAACGGCATCGGCAAGGACGGTGAGCCGACCTACGGCGGCTACTCCACCCAGGTCGTCGTCGACCACAAGTTCGTGCTGCGGATCCCGCACGGGATCTCGCTGGACGAGGCCGCGCCGCTGCTCTGCGCCGGCATCACCACCTACTCGCCGCTGCGGCACTGGAACGCCGGACCCGGCCGGCAGGTCGCCGTCCTCGGCCTGGGCGGGCTCGGCCACCTCGCGGTGAAGATCGCCCACGCGATGGGCGCCGAGGTGACCGTCCTCAGCCACTCCGAGAAGAAGCGCGAGGACGCGGCCAAGCTGGGCGCGGACCACTACGTCAACACCTCGGTGGAGGGCGCGCTCGAGGCGCTGGCCGGGAAGTTCGACGTGATCGTGAACACCGTCTCGGCCAGCCTGGAGCTGGACGCCTACCTGGCCACGCTGACCGTGGACGGCGCCATGGCGAACGTCGGCGCGCCGGAGAAGCCGGTCTCGCTGAACCTCTTCTCGCTGATCGGCGGGCGGCGCTCGCTGGCCGGCTCGATGATCGGCGGTATCCGGGAGACCCAGGAGATGCTGGACTTCTGCGCCGAGCACGGGATCGGCGCCGAGATCGAGCTGATCTCCGCCGACCGCATCAACGAGGCCTACGACCGGGTGGTCGCCAGCGACGTCCGCTACCGCTTCGTGATCGACACCGCCACGATCTGACGGACGCGCCCTCGCTGCGTGCCGCCGCCCCCTGATCCACGCCCCCCGGGGCGCCGGACCGGGGGCGGCGGCCCGCCGCGAGGTGCGTTGCGGGCGTCCCCCGGCCTGGGGCTGGGGGGCCGCTCCCGGGCACGCGGCGGGGTACGGAGGCGTTGAGCACAGGGAGCGTCGCTTGCTGCGGGTCAGCCGCGCACGGCAGGATGGCGCCCCACGCAACCCTCAGCCCCAGCCATGGAGCGCACCCCGGATGACCGCGACCGACGAACGCACCCGCCCCCGCTCGGCGGGCCACAACCGTGTCAGCAACGTCTTCTGGGTGCTGCTGGCGGTCTTCGGCGCCTCCGGCTACCTGGTCTGGGACCACTTCGGCAACGTCCGCTTCGGCGTCTTCCTCTTCGTGATCTCGGGCTGGCTGGTCTCCCTCTGCCTCCACGAGTACGCCCACGCCCGTACCGCCCTGCACAGCGGGGACATCGGCGTCGGGGTCCGCGGCTACCTCACCCTCAACCCGCTGAAGTACACCCACCCGGTGTACAGCTTCCTGCTGCCCGTGGTCTTCATCATCATCGGCGGCATCGCGCTGCCCGGCGGGGCGGTCTTCATCGACCGGGGGCGGATCCGCAAGCGCGGCCAGCACAGCCTGATCTCGGCCGCCGGGCCCGCGATCAACGCCCTCTTCGCGGTCGCCTGCCTGCTGCCGCTGGGGGCCGGGTGGCTGGACTCGGCGCCGACGGAGTTCGCCGCCGCGCTCGGCTACCTGGGGGCGCTCGAGGTCATCGCGACCGTCCTCAACCTGGTGCCGATCCCCGGCCTGGACGGCTACGGGATCATCGAGCCCTGGCTGTCGTACCAGACCCGGCGGGCGTTCGCGCCCTTCGCTCCGTACGGGATGATGGCGATCTTCGTCCTGCTGTGGACGCCGTCGCTGAACCAGTGGTTCTTCACGGACATCGTCGGCGGCGTGCTGGGCTGGTTCGGGAACGCCGGCGGATACGCGGCGGTCGGCCAGGAGCTCTTCCGCTTCTGGCACGCCAACCTGCTGGGCTACGGCGGCTGAGCGGGAGCAGCCGTCCGCCGACCCCCGCTAGCGGCGGGCGCGGCGCAGCTGGACCCAGCCGACGTTGGACGCCAGGCCGGCCAGCAGCACCCACAGCAGCCCGACCCACAGGCCCGCCAGGGCCGAGACCACGGCGGCGAGCAGCGCCAGCGCGGCGAGGATGAACGCGAAGAGCGAGAAACGCGGCATGGGGCGGGCTCCTGGGGGTGCGGTACGGCTGCCGCCCCACATTCTCCCCGACGCCTCCGCGACTCCCGCCCAGGGGTCGCGGGTCGGCTCGGCGGGTCCGTGCGGCGGGTCCGCTCAGACGTCGGTGATCCGCAGGCCCGCGTGCGCCTTGTAGCGGCGGTTCACCGAGATCAGGTTGGCCACCAGCGACTCCACCTGGTGGGCGTTGCGCAGCCGGCCGGCGAAGACCCCGCGCATGCCGTCGATCCGGCCCGCCAGCGCCTGCACGATGTCGGTGGCCTCGCGCTCCTCGCCGAGCACCAGCACATCGGTGTCGATCTTCTCGATCTCCGGGTCCTGGAGGAGGACCGCCGAGAGGTGGTGGAAGGCGGCCGTCACCCTGGAGTCCGGCAGCAGGGCGGCGGCCTGCTCGGCGGCGCTGCCCTCGGCCGGCTTCAGCGCGTAGGCGCCCTTCTTGTCGAAGCCCAGCGGGTTGACGCAGTCGACCACGATCTTCCCGGCCAGCTGCTCGCGCAGGGCGGTCAGCAGATCGCCGTGGCCCTCCCAGGGCACGGCCACGATGACGATGTCGCTCTCGGCGGCGGTGGTCGCGTTGTCCGCGCCGCGCACGCCCGCACCGCCCGGCAGCTCGGCCAGCTCGGCGGCGGCCGTCCCGGCCCGCTCGGCGCTGCGGGAGCCGATCACGACGGCCTGCCCGGCCTTGGCGAGGCGGTAGGCGAGGCCGCGGCCCTGCGGCCCGGTGCCGCCGAGGACGCCGACGGTAAGACCGGAGACGTCGGGCAGCTCGTGCGGGTCCTTCCTGGGCTTGGCAGCCGGGGCGGACGCGGAGTCGGCAGAGGCGGCGGAGTCGTTGGCACGATCAGGTGTGGTCATGCCCGAATCCTCCCATCGCCGCCGGTCACTTGGCAGGATGGGCCCCCGTGGATGGGTCCAGGGTCACACTGCTGCGGGAGCTCCTCGCCGGCACCGGCTGGGTCGAGTCGACGGCGGAGTTCGCCGGGGGGCTGCACGCGGCGGTGACCCGGCGGTCGGCCAGGCCGGGAGGCCTGCTGCTGGTCGGCGGCGAGGCGGAGGAGCCCTGGCACCTGGCCGCGCACCTCACCGACGAGGCCGGCTGGTGCGGCGTCCCGGAGCTGGCCCCGACCCTCGTCAGGCACCGGGTCCCGGACGGGGCGCCGGGCCATCTCGCCGTTCCGCTACGGAGGTTGGAGGAGGCGCGGCGCAACGAGACGGTCTTCGTGGTGGGCGGCGGCGGACTCGGCGAGGGCGTGCTGCAGCGGGTCTCGGACGCCCGCAGGACCGGCGCCACGGTCCTCGCCCTGGAGGACGGTGATCCGGAGCTGCGCGCGCTGGCGCACGAGGCGCTGGCCGCGCCGGGCGGCGACGACCCCGTCACCCTGGACGTCCTCCAGCACCTGGTCAGCAGCGCGGCCGGCACGGCCCGCCGCGGCGGCGCGCGAGCGCTGCTGCGCCGCTGGTTCCCACCGGCCGGCTCCGCCGCCGACCTCCGCTGGTGAGCGGCCGGCGCCGGGCCCTGGCCGCTTTCCCCGCAGCGGCGGCGGTGCGCTCGTTGCCGACGGCGGCACGGCAGGTGACGCTTGGCGGATGGGATTCGAGGAGCTTCACGCGACAGGACGCGACACCTTCGGACAGCTGATCCCGGGCGGCGCCGAGCGCCTCGCGGAGATGTTCCGCGCCGCCCCCGCACTCGCGGAGACCGCCGTCGGCACGGTCTACGGCCACCTCCACCACCGCACCGCCCTGGACCCCCGCACGCGGGAGGCGGTCGCCCTCGCGGCGATCCTCGCGGCCGGCATGTACGAGGGCCCCCTCAGGGTGCACCTCGGCACCGGGCTCGCGGCCGGCCTCGCCCCCGGCGAGATCGCCGAAGTCCTGCTGGAGACCGCCGCGTTCGCCGGGTTCCCGCGGGCGGTCTCCGCGCTGCCCGCGGTGCGGGCCGCCTTCGAGCAGTCCGGCGCCCCGGTGCCGCCCCCGCCGGCGCCGAGGGAGACCGCGCTCGCCCACCTCGCCGCCACCGGCGTCGACACCACCGGCGCACGGGTGGTGGCGACATCCCCCGACGAGGTGGTCGCGGTCTTCTCCGCCGAGCGCATCCTGCATCTTCACATCGAGGGCTCCGAGGTGATCTCGACTACCTGGCTCCGCTCGGAGAGGATGAGCGGGTGAAAACGTTGTCATTCCCCAACACCGAACTGCGCGCCTCCAACGTCGTCCTGGGGCTGATGCGCATCGCCGAACTCGACGACGAGCAGATCCGCACGCTCTACGGCAGCGCCCGGGACGCCGGGATCAACGCCTTCGACCACGCCGACATCTACGGCCCGACCCGCCACGCGTGCGAGGCCCGCTTCGGGGAGGCCGTCAAGCTGACGCCCGCCGACCGCGAGTCGATCGTGATCACCAGCAAGGTCGGCATCCGCCCCGGCTTCTTCGACTTCTCCAAGGAGCACATCCTCCGCTCCGTCGACGAGTCGCTGGCCGCGCTGCGGACGGAGTACCTGGACGTCCTCCTCCTCCACCGCCCGGACACCCTGGTCGAGCCGGAGGAGGTCGCGGCGGCCTTCGACGAGCTGCACGCCGCCGGGAAGGTGGTGAACTTCGGCGTCTCCAACCACACCCCCGCCCAGATCGAGCTGCTGAAGACCGCCGTCCGCCGTCCGCTGGTGGCCAACCAGGTGCAGCTGAGCATCACCCACTGCCCGCTGATCGCCTCCGGCATCGCCTCCAACATGGCCGGCCTGGACCAGTCGATCAGCCGGGACAACGGCCTGCTCGACTACTCCCGCCTGCACGGGATGACCCTGCAGGCCTGGTCGCCGTTCCAGAAGGGGTTCTTCGACGGGGTCTTCATCGGCGACCGGGAGAACTACCCGGAGCTGAACGACGTCCTGGCGGAGCTGGCCGAGAAGTACCAGGTGACGCCGACCGGCATCGCGGTCGCCTGGATCACCCGCCACCCGGCGAACATGCAGGTCGTCCTCGGCACCACCAACCCCGGCCGGGTCGCCGAGTCCGCCGCCGGCTCGGAGCTGCCGCTCACCCGCGAGGAGTGGTACCGGCTCTTCCGCGCCGCCGGGCACGTCGTGCCGTAACCGGAGGAGGGCCGAGGGGCGGCCGGTTCCCGCCCCGGCGCAGCCCCTGGGTCAGCGCGAGCGCCGCTCCCGCGCCGGCGATCGCCAGCGCGGCGAGCGGGCGGGCCCACCAGTGGCCGGCGTGGCCCACGTCCGCCGAGGCGGCGACGAGGACCAGGGCCGAGGCCCCGTACCCGGCGAGCAGCGCCGCCGGGCGCAGCCGGCGCCGGCCCACCGGCCCGGCCGTCCGCGCGTCGACCAGGACCAGATAGCTCAGCAGCAGCACGGTGTCCGCGGCCGCGAGCGCCACCGGCGGTGCGCCGCCGCCGCGGACCGCCGCGACCAGCACGCAGGCCACCGCGAACACCGTGTTGCGGTGCTGGACCAGCCGGGGCCACCAGCGGTAGGACACCGTCACCGGACGCCGTGCGCGGGACGGCCCGGCGCACCAGGCGAGCACCAGCAGCAGCACGGTCAGGGGCAGGTCGCCGAGTTCGGACGGACGGGCCACGGCGAGGGCGAGGAGCAGGGCGAGGCCGCGCTCGGCCGCCGTCCCGAGGGCGGCCGCCAAGCCCCCGGCGCGGGCCGGGCCGGCCGTCCGGCCGCTCATCGGGTCCTCCCGTGGACGCGGGTGCGCAGCAGCGGCGCCAGGGCGAGGTCCAGCAGCCCTTCGCCCTCGCCGCCTCGGCCGGCTGCCCCGGCGTCCGGCTGGGCGCGCCAGGTGACCACCGGCATCCCGTGCTCGGCGAGCGAGAAGCGGAGGGCGCTGCGGTCGATCCGCCACAGCC contains the following coding sequences:
- a CDS encoding aldo/keto reductase — its product is MKTLSFPNTELRASNVVLGLMRIAELDDEQIRTLYGSARDAGINAFDHADIYGPTRHACEARFGEAVKLTPADRESIVITSKVGIRPGFFDFSKEHILRSVDESLAALRTEYLDVLLLHRPDTLVEPEEVAAAFDELHAAGKVVNFGVSNHTPAQIELLKTAVRRPLVANQVQLSITHCPLIASGIASNMAGLDQSISRDNGLLDYSRLHGMTLQAWSPFQKGFFDGVFIGDRENYPELNDVLAELAEKYQVTPTGIAVAWITRHPANMQVVLGTTNPGRVAESAAGSELPLTREEWYRLFRAAGHVVP
- a CDS encoding carboxymuconolactone decarboxylase family protein encodes the protein MGFEELHATGRDTFGQLIPGGAERLAEMFRAAPALAETAVGTVYGHLHHRTALDPRTREAVALAAILAAGMYEGPLRVHLGTGLAAGLAPGEIAEVLLETAAFAGFPRAVSALPAVRAAFEQSGAPVPPPPAPRETALAHLAATGVDTTGARVVATSPDEVVAVFSAERILHLHIEGSEVISTTWLRSERMSG